Part of the Qipengyuania sp. SS22 genome, GCGGCGAGATGTGGGAGAAATTCTGGCCCGCCGACTTGCACCTGATCGGCAAGGACATCGTCCGGTTCCACACGATCTACTGGCCCGCCTTCCTGATGAGCGCCGATCTACCCTTGCCGAAGAAGGTGTTCGGGCACGGCTTCCTGCTCAACCGCGGCGTCAAGGAATCGAAATCGGCGGGCAATGTTACCGACCCGATGGAACTCGCCGAGACATTCGGCGTCGACGCGCTGCGGTACTTCCTGATGGCCGAGGTTACCTTCGGGCAGGATGGGAGCTATTCGGCAGAAGCGCTTGTAAACAAGGTGAATGCCGAACTCGCCAACAGCTTTGGGAACCTCGCGCAGCGCACGCTGTCGATGATCGTCAAGAATATGGACGGCAAGCTTGAAAGCTTCACCCCGGCAGCTGACGACAGGGCTCTGCTGGCCAAGGTCGGCGAAGCTTGCGCCGAAATCCTGCCGCGCGAATTCGAGCAGCTGGCGTTCTCGGTTGGGATCGAAGCCTGGCTCAAGGCGGTCTATGCCTGCAATGCCTATGTCGACGAACAGGCTCCCTGGGCGCTCAAGAAGACCGACCCTGAGCGGATGACGGCCGTGCTGCAGACGCTCTTCATCGCCATCCGCGATCTGGCGATCGCCATCCAGCCCGTGATCCCCGAGAAGGCCGGCGCTGTGCTCGACCAATTGGGCATTGCGGGTGACCGCCGGAACTACGCCGATCTTGCGAATGCGGAATGGTTCGAGAGTCTTGCCGCTACGGGCCATACGATCGACAAACCGACCCCCGTCTTCCCGCGGTTGGAGCTGGTGCAAGAGGAGGCGGCCTGATGCTTGTCGATAGCCATTGCCATCTCGAATACGAAGGCCTGGTCGAAGATCAATCCGAAGCGCTCGACCGGGCGCGGGGGGCAGGGGTGGAAGCCTTTCTCAACATTTCCACCAAGCGGGCCGAATGGGACCAGGTCGTCGGGACTGCGCAGGCGAAACCGGACGTCTTCGCCAGCGTGGGCATCCATCCGCATAATGCCGACGATCATCTCGACCTGACGCGCGCCGAATTGCTCGAGGCCACGCGCGATCCCAATGTTATCGGGATCGGGGAAACCGGGCTCGACTATTATTACGACCATTCCGACCGCGAAGCGCAGCAGCGGCTGTTCCGGCTGCATATTGACGTCGCGCGCGAAGTGCAGCTCCCCGTCATCATCCATACGCGCGATGCCGAGGCCGATACGCTGGCGATCCTCGAAGACGAGCTGGGGAAGGGCGCCTTCCCCGCGCTGATCCACTGCTTCACCGCCTCGGCCGAATTCGGTGAGCGTGTGCTCGACCTCGGATTGTCGGTTTCGATCTCGGGCATCGTGACCTTCAAGAATGCCAAGGACTTGCAGACCTTCGCCAAGGATATCCCGCAAGATCGGCTGCTGGTCGAAACCGACAGCCCGTTCCTCGCGCCCGTTCCGCACCGCGGCAGGCCGTGTGAGCCGGGCTTCGTCCGCGACACCGCGCAATTCCTTGCCGATCTGCGCGGGGAAAGCCTTGAGAGCCTGGCGGGCTATACGACACGTAACTTCTACGCGCTCTTCAGCAAGGCGGCCGCGTGAAGGTACTGATGCTTGGCTCGGGCACCTCCACCGGGGTGCCGCGGATTGGCAATGACTGGGGCGAGTGCGATCCCGC contains:
- a CDS encoding TatD family hydrolase, producing the protein MLVDSHCHLEYEGLVEDQSEALDRARGAGVEAFLNISTKRAEWDQVVGTAQAKPDVFASVGIHPHNADDHLDLTRAELLEATRDPNVIGIGETGLDYYYDHSDREAQQRLFRLHIDVAREVQLPVIIHTRDAEADTLAILEDELGKGAFPALIHCFTASAEFGERVLDLGLSVSISGIVTFKNAKDLQTFAKDIPQDRLLVETDSPFLAPVPHRGRPCEPGFVRDTAQFLADLRGESLESLAGYTTRNFYALFSKAAA
- the metG gene encoding methionine--tRNA ligase, which encodes MAEPYYLTTAIHYPNGKPHIGHAYETIAADVIARFQRLQGREVRFQTGTDEHGLKMAQKARDLGVTPRELADEMSGYFRELFDVLNISYDRFIRTTDADHHRASQAIWQAMEAKGDLYLDRYEGWYSIRDEAYYDEKELVEGEGGQKLSPQGTPVEWTEEETWFFRLSNYAEPLLELLAKPGFIEPASRRNEMIAFVERGLQDLSVSRTSFDWGVKVPGDDAHVMYVWVDALTNYITGVGYPDGGEMWEKFWPADLHLIGKDIVRFHTIYWPAFLMSADLPLPKKVFGHGFLLNRGVKESKSAGNVTDPMELAETFGVDALRYFLMAEVTFGQDGSYSAEALVNKVNAELANSFGNLAQRTLSMIVKNMDGKLESFTPAADDRALLAKVGEACAEILPREFEQLAFSVGIEAWLKAVYACNAYVDEQAPWALKKTDPERMTAVLQTLFIAIRDLAIAIQPVIPEKAGAVLDQLGIAGDRRNYADLANAEWFESLAATGHTIDKPTPVFPRLELVQEEAA